From Candidatus Omnitrophota bacterium:
GTCATTAGGATAGTATATATTTAGTCAAAATTCAAGGGAGAAATCACTCGCTCGCTAAAATTTTTACGGATCATCTTTATGCATGTTCACTTCGGCCAGTGGGCTTCGCCTAATTTTGATATCAAGAGTATTTGGATGTTACGTATATTATTTTGGTTATTTTGCTCTTATGGTAACTAAGGCGCTAAAGTAGTTTGGGTATTAGCGTGACTTTATCAAAATTTACGGCTCAACCCACATGGCCTCGTGACCATGCATCATCGTGCCATCCGTAAAGATTTCAACTCGCTCCTCCTAATAAAATCTTATCGCGCCTGACTCAGATGACAGAATTTTTGAGCGATTGCCATAGCGATTTTTAACCTGTCCCTCACATAAAATTTCTTCGCTCGTACTGTAGGGGCAGATAACGGCAGGTAGCCCTTGAGGCGTTATATTTTGCCGGGGCCGCGCCAAACCACAAACTCATTAGAGCCATTGTCTCCATAACAGCAATATAAAAATATATAAATAATACCAAACCTAAATACTCTTGACGGCAAAATTAGCCGAAAGGGCGCCTGCCGTTAAGCTGCCCTGTTGTAGAGCAAAAAATTTTATACTAATCTTTCTTGAACGATACGGTAAGGTTAAAAGACATCCTGGGGAGGTTCAATTTCTGAGGGAATGGCGCGAAGGGCGCGGCCTGCTTGACGCTCGTAGCGGCTATATTTCTCAACACTTTATCTGTGGTGGATCCCGCGTTCTCTATCGCGAGCGCGACCAGTTTTCCGTCGGAAGACAGCTCAAAGACAAGATTGACCTCGCCTTGCCTGTTATAATCCGTGTAATGGGCCTTCAACCTCTGCCTTATCTTCTCCCGAATAAGCTGGTAATAATTGATGTAGTCTTTAGTGGACCTGGCCTGGGCCTGCCTCTTCGCAAGATCCTGGGCGGCCTCTTTTGCGGGCTCCGGACTTTTTGGTATTTGAGGCGCTGTATTGGCAGAGGGTTTAAGCTCGACGTCCTTCTTCAGCTCGACCTTACTGACGGCGGGCGTGCTTGTATCGCTTTTGGCCTCAAATATAGCAGGCTCTTTTACGATTATGTAATCAACGGCAATAGGCTTAGGCTGCTCTACCCTATGCTCGACAGGGACAAGATTAACTAATGGTAAAAGTATGATACAGTGCGCCACAGCGGAGATCGCCATAGAATTCTTAAGCCTGGTCTTCATAATTATAAATATACCTCACATCGGGCTCAAGGTCAACGCCCGTATTTTTTTATATCCAGGAACCAGTGTTTCCAGAAACCATCCTTCAATATGACCTCACTCTCCAATATTTTAATGCTTTGCTTAAAGATAGGGCCATCAACGACGAGCGTATGGAACTCCCCGTTTTCTCCGCAGGGACATATCTTCCGTGCCTCAAACTCCTTCAATATCTCCTTATCTATATATCTTCCGATAAAATCCTTACCGAGGATACCGTCCCTGCAGCTTATTATAAGCGCCTTAAACCCCGATTCAATAAACTCTTCCGCTATCCGTAATGGAGGCACGTCCCAGAGCGGCTCTATAGGCTTAACCCCCGCCTCCTTACAAAGACGCTCTATCCAGTTCACATTGTCCAGCAGGTATATGTCGCCGAATACCATAGAGCGGATACCCGAGGCCGTTAACTCCGCCAGGGCCTGGCGGAAGATATGCTCATAGTCCTTCATGTCCCGTGATACCTCTTTCTGAATAACAGGCACTCCGATCAGCATTGCCTGCAGGCGGACCAGCCCGGCGTCGATTCCGTGAAAACAGCAGCGCCCGTCCCCTTTCGTCACGAAGTTAAGGAGATGTTCTATCCTGTATCCGTCCTGACGCGCCTTGTAAAACGCAAAGCAGCTGTCCTTGCCTCCGCTCCATGAAGATACGGCAGATATCATATTCAAACAACCTCCTTATTTATTAGAAGCTGGATTTTGCTCCCGCATAAGCGGCGAATGGGCTTTCTCCGAATCCCCTTACCTCTTCATACCGCTTATTGAACATATTGGCGATCTTCAGGTATATATCCAGGTTCTTCGCTATTTTATAGTTTGTGCTGATATTAACAACGGTGTACGGCTTTAATTTGTCGACATTTACGTCGTACCTTAAGCCGTTTACAAGGACCTCAAGATCCACATCCCACTTCGGCGAAATCTGCATCCAGGAGGATATCTTGAGTTTATGCAGAGGCCTTCTCAATAAAGGCCTGTCGGTGCTGAAATCTTTCGTATAATCATATGTATATGAAGCTCCCAAATTGACCGTATCTATCGGTTTAGCCTTAGCGCCTAACTCGATACCGTAAGAGCGCGCCTTGCCCGTATTTTCAAATTTTGACGTATAGAACACGCTGTTCGTCGTCGTATTTATGAGATCGTGGAGCATCAAATTAAAATAGGTTGCATTCAATATCAGCCTGTCGCCGAACAGATACTGGTCTATTCCCAATTCGTATGATTGGCTTGTTTCAGGCTTCAGGTTGACGTTGCCGCCGCCAAATCCACCCCAGCCCCAAGCGTCTGGAGAGGCCGCGACTGCATTAAGCTGATATAGAGTGGGTACCTTGAGACCTGTAGCCCACCCGCCTCTGACCTTCGTTCCCGTTTCAAAGAGATATGAGCCGTCTACCTTATATGTAATATGGGTCCCGGCTTGAGAATGGTGGTCTATCCTCATGCCCTGGGTAGACGTCAGCCTGTCTTGTATATTAAGCCTGTTCTGGAGGTAAAACGAGCCGTTTCTCGAGAATACCTTGGGCATATCATCCTCGCTGTTGCCTGACCCCCAGTCCAGATAATAGTAGTAGTCCCCGACCTCCCACGTATACTCATAACCGACTGTGAAGACGTCAATCTCCCCCAAGTGTATATTATTGCGGTAGTCCAGCTTGAATAGATAGCCCTCATACCAATCGCGCAGGTAATACGCCCACCCGCTGTATCTATCGTCATTATCACGCCTGAAGTTGTACATCCATCCCAGTTTGACGTGGTAACTGTAATAATCGATCGGTTTATGTTCGACATAACTGGAGACCAGCGTTTCGTAGTCGCGCTGGAACAGGTTGGGATAATCCTTCCGGAAACTGTCATAGCCGAACCTTGTGGAAGTGTTCCTGAATGTGCCGCCGACCTTTAGGTCATCAATGGCGTCGTATTCTATTCTTGCCGATATGGCGTACCGGCCATATCCGTCAAGTTCCGGATTATTATTCTTTGCCTGTGCGCTCGAGATCCCGCGGCTCTTTTCGTGGGATCCGGCCACTGAATAGCTCAAGCCTTTCTCTTTTGATCCCATACCGAAAGACTCTTTAAATGTAGAAAAAGACCCGGCTTCAAATGACGTGTTGAAATACGGCTCCTCCGCTTTCTTAGTTATGATATTGATGACTCCGCCTATCGCGTCCGAACCGTATAGAGCGCTCTGCGACCCGCGGACGACTTCTATCTGGCCGACGTTGTCGAGCGTGAGATGCGCGAGATTGTAAGCGCCGTTCGTGGAGATAGGGTCATATACCTTTATCCCGTCTATCATCACAAGCGTATGGTTGGCGTTTGCCCCCCTGATGAATGCCGAGGTCTGGCCGGTAAAGCTCCCGCTCTCGACTATGTCCAGCCCCATCTCCTCCTTAAGAGCGCTCTTTACATATTCGACCTTTTTCCTGTCAAAATCTGACTCGGTCAGCACCGTGACGGCGCTCGACTGGGCCCCCAATTTTTCATCCAACTTTGTCGGCGTGACGACGATCCTGCCCAGTTCGGTGGCCGGACCTATAATGGCCTCCAACGGCGATATAGCCCGCTCGAACAATTTTGTTACCGCGTCTTTACCTGCTCCTGTCTTCTTTTCCTGCGCGAAAACACTATTGCACAAAAGCGTTAAAAACATGACCACCAATAAAATCTTCTTCATCTTTCCCCTCGTTCATTTAAAAATAAAAAACCCCTGGCATGAAAATGCCAAGGGTAAGCTCCCTGTTCTACAAACCCGTATATGCGGCGTTCCTGCGACGCCTTCAATATATAGGCAGGTCTTCTGACTTGGGAGTCATCCTACTCTTCTACGCCTTCTCATCCCTCACGGGATAATGGCCTGTTCTAGAATTTCGTCATCCCCAACAGCGGCGGGACCGTTTCCGATTATCTATTCCTGCGAAGCTCAAAGCTGAAAAGCTTTGAGCGAAGCAGAACGGAATTCCCTTTTGAGCCCTCTCGGGCGCCTATATAAACCAATATGTCAATGATAGTGCTATTATATCAATCATGCCAAAAGTGTCAAGTGAAAATCCGTAAATCTTTTTATTCGAACTGGACTTCGTCGATGTAGACTATCCCCACGTGTTTGACCGAATTCCAATTTTCAAAAGTGAAGACCAATTGCTTTATTTGATCCTTACGAAGAGTATTCGCGCCGTCCTTAAAATCGGCCAGCGGAATTGTGATCTTTTGCCAGTCTGTTGTGATTCTATTCGGCGCGTTATACGCTATTCTGTAAAATGTGCTATAGGAGGTATCTTTGAGTTCTACCTTGATTCCTCTGGGATTTTCACCATCGCTTTTCGCTTTAACCAAGAATGTAAGATTGGTATACGCGCTCATATCGACGGGGATGTCTATGTAGCCGGATTGGTCCGGTCTTTCAACCGCGTCATTACCCCCGCCAAATACCGTATAAGTATATGCCCACCCATAGTCGCCGGTATTGTAATTCAATTGCAGCCCGCGGGTATAAGTATGCGCTGCGGCTAAAGAGTACTCATGGGTCATCGATCCGCCGCTACCGCCGCCGTCTCCCATATTCGCCCCCAGGGCGCACGTCCCGATCATATCTCCGTAATGGTCGACCCGCACGGCCGGGACAGGGTTGGTGTCAAGCGCTATATTATCGATATAGAGCGTCCCCTGTTTCGGGCTTCCGTTCGTATCGCTTTGCGAGTTTTCAAAGACTATCGTAAGCTGGCTCATCGATGATATCCCGTCGAGGTTGGCGAAATTCTTAAGCGGTATCGTGACCTTTTTCCAGGAGGTGGTCACCCC
This genomic window contains:
- a CDS encoding carbohydrate binding domain-containing protein — its product is MNTHLKTVFMVTALLVSLLFLSGGSEAVSVDRSVTVNAEAAVPIVPGSLMDDFDQGIEVNSWNGATGTFAEDGSTATCEVSYPSSNDPSNPTLPGKCLKLDFDVNDSASYAGYYSSFGGGSIGSYANLSFYVKGSVSGIFFKIELKNTSTATYWSAAKSTNYYRNKSFVYITDYLDGGVTTSWKKVTIPLKNFANLDGISSMSQLTIVFENSQSDTNGSPKQGTLYIDNIALDTNPVPAVRVDHYGDMIGTCALGANMGDGGGSGGSMTHEYSLAAAHTYTRGLQLNYNTGDYGWAYTYTVFGGGNDAVERPDQSGYIDIPVDMSAYTNLTFLVKAKSDGENPRGIKVELKDTSYSTFYRIAYNAPNRITTDWQKITIPLADFKDGANTLRKDQIKQLVFTFENWNSVKHVGIVYIDEVQFE
- a CDS encoding TonB-dependent receptor codes for the protein MKKILLVVMFLTLLCNSVFAQEKKTGAGKDAVTKLFERAISPLEAIIGPATELGRIVVTPTKLDEKLGAQSSAVTVLTESDFDRKKVEYVKSALKEEMGLDIVESGSFTGQTSAFIRGANANHTLVMIDGIKVYDPISTNGAYNLAHLTLDNVGQIEVVRGSQSALYGSDAIGGVINIITKKAEEPYFNTSFEAGSFSTFKESFGMGSKEKGLSYSVAGSHEKSRGISSAQAKNNNPELDGYGRYAISARIEYDAIDDLKVGGTFRNTSTRFGYDSFRKDYPNLFQRDYETLVSSYVEHKPIDYYSYHVKLGWMYNFRRDNDDRYSGWAYYLRDWYEGYLFKLDYRNNIHLGEIDVFTVGYEYTWEVGDYYYYLDWGSGNSEDDMPKVFSRNGSFYLQNRLNIQDRLTSTQGMRIDHHSQAGTHITYKVDGSYLFETGTKVRGGWATGLKVPTLYQLNAVAASPDAWGWGGFGGGNVNLKPETSQSYELGIDQYLFGDRLILNATYFNLMLHDLINTTTNSVFYTSKFENTGKARSYGIELGAKAKPIDTVNLGASYTYDYTKDFSTDRPLLRRPLHKLKISSWMQISPKWDVDLEVLVNGLRYDVNVDKLKPYTVVNISTNYKIAKNLDIYLKIANMFNKRYEEVRGFGESPFAAYAGAKSSF
- a CDS encoding diphthine--ammonia ligase, producing MISAVSSWSGGKDSCFAFYKARQDGYRIEHLLNFVTKGDGRCCFHGIDAGLVRLQAMLIGVPVIQKEVSRDMKDYEHIFRQALAELTASGIRSMVFGDIYLLDNVNWIERLCKEAGVKPIEPLWDVPPLRIAEEFIESGFKALIISCRDGILGKDFIGRYIDKEILKEFEARKICPCGENGEFHTLVVDGPIFKQSIKILESEVILKDGFWKHWFLDIKKYGR